One segment of Erigeron canadensis isolate Cc75 chromosome 2, C_canadensis_v1, whole genome shotgun sequence DNA contains the following:
- the LOC122587766 gene encoding uncharacterized protein LOC122587766 produces the protein MTWQSFVGLFEREYCTARDLEVLEQSFLTLKKGDNSVEEYAKLFTEKMTFCPHLCATEAATVTRFVNGLLAEYRGFCRGKTTLSLAVDEAKRVEYDLGSKVRKDGNSGFKRSNDRSSGSNKRFKGNSSNSNNDKQLGSWCVRCKSKHTGLCSPSTMSCSRCTGMGHLAKDCTAEPRCHYCKHTGHQKPDCPKLKPIDNKNERPKTTARAFNMTAELARSDDEVVSGIFIINYSLANVLFDSGANRSSVSTLFAPKLGKLTRPLDKPIEVEVVDG, from the coding sequence ATGACTTGGCAGTCTTTTGTTGGGTTATTTGAGAGGGAGTATTGCACTGCCAGGGACTTGGAGGTGTTGGAGCAGTCGTTCTTGACTCTCAAAAAAGGGGATAACTCTGTGGAAGAGTATGCTAAGTTGTTTACTGAGAAGATGACATTTTGTCCACATTTGTGCGCTACTGAAGCAGCTACTGTTACTCGTTTTGTGAATGGGCTTCTAGCTGAGTATCGTGGGTTTTGTAGGGGTAAAACTACATTGAGTTTGGCTGTTGATGAGGCCAAGCGTGTGGAGTATGATTTGGGGTCCAAGGTTAGGAAGGATGGTAATTCTGGCTTCAAAAGGAGCAATGATAGGTCTTCAGGGTCCAATAAAAGGTTTAAGGGTAATTCTTCTAATAGCAACAATGATAAGCAGTTGGGAAGTTGGTGCGTACGGTGCAAATCAAAGCATACTGGTCTGTGTTCTCCTAGTACTATGAGTTGTAGCAGGTGTACCGGTATGGGCCATCTTGCTAAGGATTGTACAGCCGAGCCTCGTTGTCATTATTGTAAGCATACAGGGCATCAGAAACCAGATTGTCCCAAACTGAAGCCTATCGATAACAAGAATGAGCGACCGAAGACTACAGCTCGTGCCTTCAACATGACTGCTGAGCTTGCTCGATCAGATGATGAGGTAGTTAGtggtatatttattattaattattctCTTGCTAATGTGTTATTTGATTCTGGTGCAAATAGATCTTCTGTGTCTACTTTATTTGCTCCTAAGCTTGGTAAATTGACTCGCCCGTTAGATAAACCTATTGAGGTTGAGGTAGTTGATGGTTGA